In the genome of Perca fluviatilis chromosome 4, GENO_Pfluv_1.0, whole genome shotgun sequence, one region contains:
- the ikbke gene encoding inhibitor of nuclear factor kappa-B kinase subunit epsilon has product MSGMTASTANYLWSVQDVLGQGATASVYKARNKRLGELVAVKVFNVLSYNRPHEVQMREFEMLRKLNHNNIVRLYAVEELPSKQKVLVMEYCSGGSLLSLLEEAENAFGLPETEFLTVLQCVVQGMNHLRENVVVHRDIKPGNIMRQVGEDGKSVYKLTDFGAARELEDDEKFVSIYGTEEYLHPDMYERAVLRKPQQKSYGVSVDLWSIGVTFYHAATGSLPFTPYGGPRRNKPTMFKMTTEKPMGAISGIQRVENGPIEWGYHLPHSCQLSQGLAVQLVPVLAGILEADQERCWGFDQFFTATTDILQRQPVHIFSLQQAMAHCIYVNHYNTVSVFFEEVASQTGIGVQLQHLLYLGHNLPLEGNMKVVNLPRTSPAQPLILLSYGPEANTSMPFREPETPVIPSRFDVMADYNFSKVIVGVVYQYLRIVQLLHTHRELLLQGYYSYMMRLRRECEEAMHSIEMITIRLQSCLNVEHRTHTLGHYASEDQGSADRQKLHLVHEHLPIYAAGIHEFQNRLDHLQIEQAKLAETLANDKSSKKMEVLLQKIMTIHQHYRKDKLTGKLAYNDEQIHKFEKIHLSTHIKRVKSLLREDCVQRYKELLASTRTWSSVLLEMQTRLQDFSSFSTGLLADLAMSEQRQNKALDRILFTLQSKQTGQQPGIAPRDKDHMVSRMHHLKEEMEMLVRELHCNNSIIESLGAVNPAAALEPSLARPSTL; this is encoded by the exons ATGTCAGGGATGACGGCCAGTACAGCAAACTACCTGTGGTCTGTACAAGATGTCCTCGGGCAAGGGGCTACTGCCAGTGTCTACAAGGCACGCAACAAG AGGTTGGGTGAGCTGGTAGCCGTCAAGGTGTTTAACGTGTTGAGCTACAACCGCCCCCATGAGGTCCAGATGAGAGAGTTTGAGATGCTGAGGAAGCTCAACCACAACAATATTGTCAGGCTATACGCTGTGGAAGAG ctgcCCTCTAAACAGAAGGTGCTGGTGATGGAGTATTGTTCAGGAGGATCTCTTCTCAGCCTGCTCGAAGAGGCAGAAAACGCCTTTGGCCTGCCTGAAACAGAGTTCCTCACAGTTTTGCAGTGTGTAG TGCAGGGGATGAACCATCTGCGAGAAAATGTTGTGGTACACCGGGACATTAAGCCAGGCAACATCATGCGGCAGGTTGGGGAGGATGGCAAGTCTGTTTATAAGCTGACTGACTTTGGAGCAGCAAGAGAGCTGGAAGATGATGAGAAGTTTGTGTCTATCTACGGAACTGAAGAGTATCTG cacCCAGACATGTATGAACGTGCCGTGCTGCGTAAGCCTCAACAGAAATCCTATGGAGTGAGTGTAGACCTGTGGAGTATTGGTGTGACGTTTTACCATGCTGCCACTGGTAGTCTTCCCTTCACACCGTATGGAGGACCCCGCAGGAACAAGCCCACCAT GTTCAAAATGACTACAGAGAAGCCTATGGGGGCAATAAGCGGAATACAGCGGGTGGAGAACGGGCCTATAGAGTGGGGCTACCACCTACCTCACAGCTGCCAACTATCACA gGGTCTGGCGGTGCAGCTGGTTCCAGTACTAGCGGGTATACTGGAGGCTGACCAGGAGAGGTGTTGGGGTTTTGACCAATTCTTCACAGCCACCACAGACATACTGCAGCGGCAGCCAGTTCACATCTTCTCTCTGCAACAGGCCATGGCGCATTGCATCTACGTAAACCACTATAACAC GGTGTCAGTGTTCTTTGAGGAGGTGGCGTCTCAAACCGGTATAGGAGTTCAGCTGCAACATCTGCTGTACCTGGGTCACAACCTCCCTCTGGAGGGCAACATGAAGGTGGTCAACCTTCCACGTACTTCACCTGCCCAGCCCCTCATTCTGCTCAGCTATGGGCCTGAAGCAAATACCAGCATGCCCTTCAGAGAAC CAGAGACTCCAGTCATTCCATCCAGGTTTGATGTCATGGCAGACTACAACTTCTCCAAG GTAATAGTGGGAGTGGTCTACCAGTATTTGAGGATAGTACAGTTGCTGCACACACACCGAGAGCTGCTGCTGCAAGGATACTACAGCTACat GATGAGGTTGCGCAGGGAGTGTGAAGAAGCAATGCACAGTATCGAGATGATCACCATTAGACTGCAGTCTTGCCTCAACGTagaacacaggacacacacact AGGCCATTACGCTTCAGAAGACCAAGGTTCAGCTGATAGGCAAAAGCTGCATCTG GTCCATGAGCACTTGCCTATATACGCTGCCGGAATCCACGAGTTTCAGAACCGACTGGACCATCTGCAGATAGAACAGGCCAAGCTAGCAGAGACGCTGGCCAATGACAAGAG CAGTAAGAAGATGGAGGTGCTGCTGCAGAAGATAATGACAATTCATCAGCATTATCGTAAAGACAAATTAACTGGca AGTTGGCATATAACGACGAGCAAATCCACAAGTTTGAGAA AATCCACCTGTCGACCCACATTAAGCGAGTGAAATCTCTCCTACGAGAGGACTGTGTGCAGAGATACAAAGAGCTTTTGGCCTCAACAAGGACGTGGAGCAG TGTTTTACTGGAGATGCAGACCCGACTGCAGGACTTCAGCTCTTTCTCCACAGGCTTGTTGGCAGACCTGGCGATGAGTGAGCAGCGCCAAAATAAG GCTCTGGACAGAATCCTTTTCACTCTGCAGTCCAAGCAAACAGGACAACAGCCTGGAATCGCACCCAGGGACAAGGACCACATGgtctctag GATGCACCATCTGAAGGAGGAAATGGAGATGTTGGTGAGGGAACTACATTGTAACAACAGCATTATCGAGAG TCTGGGAGCAGTGAACCCTGCAGCAGCTCTGGAGCCGAGCTTGGCCAGACCTTCTACACTGTGA
- the LOC120557194 gene encoding uncharacterized protein LOC120557194, with protein sequence MASVSVVGQHPVPHRLDSEPLLFKLPGSRKKITLPRKSSWEKMMLRRSSGSGGECGSFVTEGEPRTHPLSPGAAGETAVKGGLVSGEGCRAPAAPAAPRSADRDREEDSTDCVRRTAAGGSQESPTAHINSDCNSSTECDSNRNTGGLRGTSLKRSGTNVMPSKAVTNGHKGAHRHRDAPYGRRDTRSGDSGHQSISSSVPAQGDSGSLPLERLTQGKTGVVRLARTEPQRREAWSIFPRGVDPRVKTERGEGHRFESKPCTQDWCDACSRQITAQALKCQRVRRDDAGTGKNDGSGPGF encoded by the coding sequence ATGGCGTCTGTGAGTGTGGTGGGGCAGCACCCGGTTCCGCACAGGCTGGACTCGGAACCTCTGCTCTTCAAACTACCCGGCAGCAGGAAGAAAATCACCCTGCCGAGGAAATCGTCCTGGGAGAAGATGATGCTCAGGAGAAGCTCGGGGAGCGGCGGGGAATGCGGCTCGTTCGTAACTGAAGGGGAACCGAGAACTCACCCCTTGTCTCCGGGAGCAGCGGGTGAAACGGCGGTGAAAGGAGGGTTGGTGTCCGGTGAAGGATGCAGAGCTCCTGCCGCCCCTGCTGCGCCACGTAGCGCAGACCgggacagagaggaggacagcacgGACTGCGTCAGGCGCACCGCAGCCGGCGGGTCTCAAGAAAGTCCAACCGCGCACATCAACAGTGACTGCAACAGCAGCACCGAGTGTGACTCAAACCGTAACACGGGTGGTCTGAGGGGGACTTCGCTCAAGAGGTCGGGCACCAATGTCATGCCAAGCAAAGCGGTTACGAATGGACACAAAGGAGCCCACCGGCACCGAGACGCGCCATACGGGAGACGGGACACCCGGAGCGGAGACAGCGGACATCAGAGCATCTCCTCCTCCGTGCCAGCACAAGGAGACAGCGGCAGTCTTCCTCTGGAGCGGCTTACACAGGGCAAGACTGGAGTCGTCAGGCTGGCCCGCACCGAGCCTCAGCGCAGGGAGGCCTGGTCCATCTTTCCCCGGGGGGTGGACCCTCGGGTGAAGACAGAGAGGGGCGAAGGGCACCGGTTCGAGTCAAAGCCCTGTACGCAGGACTGGTGTGACGCCTGTAGCCGTCAGATCACTGCACAGGCACTCAAGTGTCAAA